taatggaaagtaacatgGAATAATTGAACGTCAAtttcaattgcatatctattaaatattaatttaatatgcaattgcatagctatttaatattaatttatggcACACAATATAAAGCGTTAGCAAATACTCTTGCAGAAATGCATTAAATCAGCATGCAAATACCCTGGCTTTGAAATTCAAATCTGGCACAGGTCACAATGTAGCTGCTGGCATCATGGAAAGTTAAAATTCAAGACAAGGGAgattttatgggtttttttttgttttttttttttttttttttagtaaaactgtCTTTAGTGTGATATATACAAATATGTGGGCAGATTTTAAAGATGAAGTAAACAGTATAGTTTTGGCTGCAACAGCTCTACAAAgaaatttgtaaataataaaatacacggGCATACTTTTCTGCGGCTCACAATAGTTGATACAggaatttttatcaacaaatttgttttcatttccataGCAGCCCCCGTAAAAAAATGTTTGGCATTCCATTGCAGTGAAATTGTAGAAGTAGGTTTTAAACATTGCACGGCACGGTCCCTCTTCAGGCTCAAATCTACAGATTTTTGGGacctctgaaataaaaaaaaaaaaaaaaaaaaaaaaaaaaaaaaaagaataaataagtaaattaataaaagtcATATTTTTTGCAGTTTGATTTGATGGAATGTAAGCTCATTTGCATGTATTGCATAATACAATCTGTAACTTAAATACATGGGCTGCAAAATTAAATTCGTATAGACAACCACATAGAGCTGCAATTATGCAGTGCAAAAACGTATATTTGTAGAACAATTCAGCTGTACAGTGGGAACCAGTTTAAAACATATACCTTATCATGTGGCACATTAATAGCAGATGCCGCTAATAATACTTACTTCTTATCTTCCAGCAGGTTTTTTCGCAATCTTCTAAGTTTGCAAAGTTGTTGGCGTTTCCCTCACAGCCTCCATAGCTGAACTCTTCACATCTCAGAGTATATCTATTATAGTAATAGCGAGGTAGGAGAGCTCTACATGGTCCGTCGTCCAGGGGCAACAGACAAATCTCCCTGTTATCTGTAAAACAGTCATAAAGGTGTTTGTTACAAATCCGTGCACGGAATACAATAGCATCGCAATCAAATACAATTTTGGTGGcatacagattttaaaagatCAGAACCAATACTGAGTAAAATGCAAAAGCAGAAaccgactaaaaaaaaaaaaaaaaaaaaaaaaaaaacgtttgtgaAACCCCaacatacaacttttttttttttttttttttttttttaccttttaacgGTGTTCCAAATGCTTGTACAAGCAGGGCAAAGCCTAAAATAGACTGGAATAAAGTTTGTTCCATTTCTGCCATGTCAGGGCAGTCGTAAACAAAATACACGATTACAGCAATCCGTTGTTTcaagttgaaaatgttttcaactCTCACCAAGTTCTAAGCTGCTAACCAGCTTGCACTCAGTTTTATACACTACGACTTTCCGGTCGGGGTAACACGGAGGAGGGGTCGTTGAATGATTCATTTAGAGAAAGTTTCTAAATAGTGCATACTTGACGCTATGATAATAATTCATATTCGTGATGGTGGCTAAGACGAGATAAGTAAACAAACATAGTGGCTGGAATGCAGGACAACTCAGGAAGTCCACACCTCCGgtcactttattttaaagtaacacaAATGTGTATTCACTGCCAAACTTGAACTActgactgcagtataggatactgaccttaaggttagggtttcggtgtattcattgttttgtttgtattcattgttttattaatatgataGCCAACCAGAGTGCAGTGTCCAGACAGGAGAATTTCGTGTTACAGCTGACTGGAGTATACAATAATAATGACGTATTAGTATCGTCATCCTGTCTATGTGCgtacaataaaaaaagtacagttcGTAGAATAGCTATTGAATGAGTCTGGAGAATTTCTGTTGAATAACGTCTGAATCATTTTTGGGTCAATTATGCAACACAGATCgaaccaggattttttttttttttcttttttaagtagtAAATGATTACGTCACTGCATAAATTCTAAAATGAACACAAAGCATTGTCCGAAAACAAACctcaaaaaagtaataatttatcTTACAGTAGGCATTATACTCATGTGACACAGAGTACCTCAACCTGGATGTGTAGGAGACATTATTCAAATAAAGCTTATCAGCATATAACCTACTGTGATATCAAAAGTTAATGTTTAACAAAGGttaatgtttttataaagatTTCTTATTCATATTGTAACGGTGGGTCAAATGGACGCAAGCCCTGGGGACTACCAGAAGGATTATTGGGAGACTTGTAAACAGTTGATTATTGCATTGTTAATATTCTTGCTGTGAGTGATTGGCAGGCTGATGTCAGAGCGGGACACCACTCCTGACAGAAGATGGCAAATGAGATGTGAGAATTCGAACCTGTGCGCTGATTGATCTCCTATGCATACTGGCGGGCAGCCCCGTATAAAAGGACAGCCAACCCCGCTGTAAGGGGGAGGAGAGTTGTGCGGAGTGAGCTGCAACATTTGAGAGATCGAGAGAGACGGAGAGCGTGGAGTCCagtgtccagtgtccagtgtccagtgtccAGTGCCCAGTGCCCAGTGCCCAGTGCCTAGTGCCTAGTGCCGCgagcgagagtgagagagaggagcccCACACTATCTCCGGAGACAGCGAGCCGCCGCACACCGCTACCGCGGCTGACTGCGTCTTAGACGCCTGCtatattttctttgctttttacacagctgaagaaaggcttttgtcgaaaaaaacattttctctatctatctatctatctatctatctatctatctatctatctatcgccAATATAATATTGTAACGGAAGCGACAGCgagggagaagtacaggcatggaaaagtgcagagcagtttagaggcagtaaggagaaattacatctttaattgctttaatcagaaaacacaggacattggggaaacactgcagctcaaagtcaaacagctgcatgtgtttttctgctaacaaacaagctgaaactcggagcagctgattcaaattcagcgccgttctgagacacgggcgaggggaggagccaacagcacagcaggaaaaaaatgctgtaaatgagGCTTCCCAGctacagcgagtggaagcgaccatgtgggagaagtacaggcgtgataaagtgcagagcagtttagaagcaggttgacggctgcagaagaaaccaaacttaaaaaaaaaaaaaaaaaacacccatcaacatgatcttcaagccagtaatctgtgacacctgcatgatgtgggaaatctgagaaaacccagcagagctaaaccaagtgtgcctaaAGTTCCACCCGAttcaggacttgcataaactagtaagtatgcgaGAAAttaagctggaagaaatgagacagcaacaggatcttgaggagctggcacactcacaattcatggaagtctgcaccacccctaacagactgaaagccaccagggagataggtcagaacagctgggttcaggtaggcagaagcagggaaaaaaagaaactttgtcaaacaccaccaccagaaatcaaaacaaccaacaaatcagagtcacttcaaaattttgataaGCAAAaccaacaagagaacgaaaggaacaacatccaggaccctatttacaatggtgaccagacagcacaaataagggaggtcatgattgttggagacttcatattgagaaacacaatttggacccccttactacaatagtgtgctgccttccaagagtctctgtcaagcacatcactgagaacgtggacagtcCTAGagcaaacaggagacgacccggtagtagtcgtccacatcggtacaaacaacattggaagagacagaccctgcaaaacaaattcagagagctaggaaggaaattaaaagagaaaaccaaaactgtggtattttctggtatactaccggcaccttgcaaaggaccatatggacagctggaaataattaatcaaaacgcatggctgaagacgtggtgcacacgggaaggcttcacctatcttgatcattggaccacattctacaatgaggactatctgtatagacgggacagactgcacttaaataaaaagggaaccagtctacttggagaaaagatccttgagcaggttcagaagcatttaaactagaaaggaaggggggagaaataaacaaaaaaacagaagggagaccgcatcaaaacaaggacaacaactcaggtaagacaaccattaaatgtatttatttatctaaatgctagaagtatcagaaacaaaattctagaacttgaagctactgcactaacaagtaactatgatgtgataggtgttacagaaacttagttgcctgagagtgatggggacgaatataatatttgtgggtatacactgtataggaaagacaggcaagacagaagaggaagaggggtagtgctatacataagaaacagtcttgaagcccaggtgttaaacctggacaaaaaaaataaaaccgaatcaatatgggtcaaaaTAACGGagaaaaattcaaagggcataataataggagcatgctatagaccgccagattcagacggtgagcaaaataatctgttatacaatgacattagaaatgcgtgtagcaaaggagaagccatactaatgggggatttcaacttcccccatataaaatgggaaaacccggtgggtagcacgaaggatgaaattgaaatggtggaaatgacaaatgactgcttcctaacacaatttgtcaaggcaccgactagaggggagtcatgccttgatttagtcttttcaaataacgaagacagaataactaaaacagacgtcagagaaccactagcaaactcggACCACatcatggtctcatttgaagtgctttttaaaaccccaaaagtaatgactaaagctaaggtttacaattttaggaaagcaaactatgaaggtatgaaatggagactaacagaagtagattggagaaaaatagagaaaacatccacagaagaaggatggttgttcttcagaaatgtagtactagaggcgcaaaacaattacatccctaaagtagacaaatctaaatgtaaaactaaattgccaaaatggtttaatagatcaattaaaaatattcagcgaaaaaaggcacttcatcgagcattaaaaaaggaccaaaaacaaagtacacacggaactgcaaacgcaagtcaaaatagaaatgaacattgctaagggagctaaaacaaattccaaaatgtttttccaatataacaacagcaagagaacattcaaagaggaggttaaatgtctaagagatacatatggcaaaatcataaatgaagaaaaaaaaatagcaaatatattaaatgattacttttcacaagtttttacaaaggaggatacagacaacactTTTAAACACTCCTGCTGCTATCCTATCCTGGTATAGAAAAACAACACTTGGAGTGCTCTGCTTCCCTGACACTATTTTCATCCAttcttattgaaataaaaatatttaatttatgcaATTAGAGTAAAAAAGCATTAGAATTTAAAGATTTATCATAATGTGCCaccatttactttattaaaaacaaaaaaaagaatcacatacTTTTAGGCACTAATGTTAGACAGAGCTGTCATTACTGGCTAGATAACTGACAGCAGCAACAGTTAAGTTTAGCAAGGGCACCTAACGATAGCCAAGACAAAGAATGCATAGGAGGACATtagtgctattaaaaaaaaaaatgtatttgtatttgaaggcattctttaaatgtttttttaggctacttttttttttgttctgtatcgTTTAGCTGCTTGAAATTTATGTTGTCAATTAAAGCGAGTTTTAAGACTAGAAAGTCCCGTTAGATTTTAGATGGCTTCTACCTGTGGATAATGTATCTGATTGACTGAGATGATTCATGACATTTGTAGGTTACTGTATGTTACCTTTAAGAATGTGTGCATGTAATTTCTAGGTTAGGCAAACTTTTGGCAACCTTGCACATATCTTTATTAAAAGTGACATGCCTGGGTTAAGACAAGATTATATACCTTGTTTTGATAGCCTGTATTAGGTTGTATGAATTGATATTGACCTACAATTAGAATCTAGACATTGGTACTATCTGTTTGTTTAACAAGCTTCTGATAAAATAACTGTATTAAACCACTGTACTAATCTGATTGAAAATCTTTTATGCTTCTGgtccaattaaataaaaagaacatatTTTTTATCTGTTATTGTGTGAAGTAAACCAGCAACAGATCTGGGATTAATCAGATTAAGTGATTATGACTTCTATATAGAGTCCTTTTAAAGCCCAGGTTGCAGGGCAGTTTGAAGGATTCTTTCAGTCTGTACCGCTGGACTAGTCATTTTGAGAATTCTGCACGGTTTGACAGCAGTTTTCTTTAAGCACCGGTGAGTCTTCACTTCATTAAGATGTTTTTTGtctatttcagaaaaaaaaaaaaagtccttgttattttaaagtgtgttctgcatttttttctactaaaacagaaaatgttatgCATATAAGTACCAGCATTATCTTGAGGAGGATGTGCATTgaataataaaactgcaattaTATAATGTGTGTTAATATCTCACCTTCCATTTTATGATGCTCTTACCTTTTGATCAGATTCTTGTAATGCTCCAGTCTTGGTACTCATTTGTTTTGGTTATTCATAATAAATGTTCTGAGCAAAATGCGTGGTTATCTAGAGAGCTTCTTAAACGTTCAAGAATGCCTGCTAAAACACACTTGCCTGTATTAAtggttttcattcatttatttattattattattattattattattattattattattatttttttttttttttttacagaaaatgcCAGTCATCAATGTGGATGAGTTGACAGATAAGGATAAAGCTGTAATGGAAGTAGAACAGCTCAGAAAAGAAGTGAAGCTTGAGCGAGCACTGGTAAATTAAAGAAAGGGATTTTCAGATAATAGAATATGTTTTAATCTGGTACCACAACAGACAGCAAGTCATCCTGTGTTAACCAATATTATAGCAAATCATGACTGTTGAAAAAGCCTTTTTTGCCCCATGACCCTGTTTCCTAATAACAATATTGTACCTTTTATACTTTCCAGTAAGTTACAGCTGCTTCCTTGTTTTTCCTGTCATGTTTTTCCCATTGACCCAACATTACAGACAGGTTGCCAAAACAAGTACAATGTTACAGAAAAGAGTTACAGACACATATGACATTATTATTCTCTAATAAGGGCATATTGTCAATCAAGTGAAAAACTATTGTTTCCCAAAAATGTAATTCATCAAGTCAGCTGTGGGCCAAAACAAGGCTTTGTTGACATGCATTCATGTCAAATTGTAAATCTACTATAACTGTTACATGGgaaatattttattatgaaaatgtGCAGTACTGGACATTAAATGGTTAGTTGTTTACAAAGTTATGTTGGTTTTAACTatcattatgtatgtatatattactgtCTTAGGCTTTATGCCCCAAGCTGaccattcaaaaaataaaatagactcTTATTCCAAGAAGATAtgtcacaaaacaaatacaaaactaagTATATATCAACAGATGATACTGTGTGAATGCacatatggcaagccaaatcatcatttagagatatttcaaaTTCACTTATagataaatattttaagatatcgcTAAACGATttccagatatatttaaatggcgCTTTAAATgatatatctaaaatgcattttcagctatcattaaattaatttaagatATCGCTAAATGTTTGAGATATttgtaaatgatttagagatatcttttaaatgaacaggaagtttattcgagatatctctaaattagtttggcgtaccatgcttcatttaaagatatctgtaaatcagtttGAGATATGCTTGTTTCATTATtggatatctcaaaatgaaattcataaatcttaaaagggtttatttacatatctcatattcatttaaagatatccgcaaatgatttacagatacctaaatatttcaagatatcttaaaatgcaatttgagatatctctaaatgatcatttgggtTGCCATACGTACAGGGCTATTTACTGCCATCttaaccaccaccaccatcaacaCTCTCCTTCATTTGCCTTATTTCAAGTACAGTTTTGTATGCACTCTTTACACTTTGGACACCCTTACATAACTTAGTAATTAAGCTTTTGAGCAAGAGAGGATTTAAGAAGGAGAGAAATGTGAAAGCAAGAGGTTTTGTTCTGTGGATTAAGGATGGCTTACACTGCAGAATGGTTACATCAAAGGAGTTTACACTGATCCTTATACAAGCAGTGAGCATACACTTTTAAGTAGGTTTTACATTAATGATACTTATCTTTTTATTGTAGGTGTCTAAATGTTGTGAAGAAATCCAAGAGTATATCTTAGCTGGAGCTGATGAAGATACTTTAGTGAAGGGTATTTCTGAGGAGAAGAACCCGTTCAAGGAGAAGGGAGGATGCATCATCTCTTAAAACAGGATGCAGAGGATCCAAACTTTAACTGTGTAGCTATGCTTAGTATACAGGGATAACACTGGGGTTTAAACGTATCAGGGCAAAACTGAGaacattgtcaaaacctttcatCATCCTGCAAAGAAGCAACAAAACCTAACCCTTGAATCAATGTATAAAGTCTTATGTAAAGTGAcataataaacattaaatattgtGCAACTGTCTGAGACTTTGATGGAAAAACTGCTACCACCATGAGTTTGACTGTTTTTTAAGCCCTGTATGTTTTATCactgaataacaataataaaaagttatattaaataaGATTAATATGACAATAAATCAATTATTCAGTGCATTATGGGTGTTCAGATcctctaaagcccctttcacactggcacttctacctggGTCCAGACCTGCATAGTGTGTAAGAGGTGCAAACCAttgtttttggagggtcagcaattgcccaagtgcaaggcacaatccttacatctcattataatggtTGTTCCCGCTTAGTATTTCAGATTCCCCACCCAATGCCATGCTCCTTTCTTCATCTAAATGTATTCAgtttcatttaaattgattaatgatGGCAATGTGGGAATTTGATATCGGGTGCAGAACTGcagctgaaatatattttttacatacgGTGCTTACAGCTACTAAACATGGTTTGCACGTGCAAAATGCCGATTTTGGCTgtgtgacaggattgaaaggagtccctgtcgtaatttgccctcccgaccaccggcagcgctgtgtagggttgaccatgattggatcaggaggctgaactctgaccatgcaggaactTCCGGGTCAAgtggccatcttggcccaaggtagaaccatgtggccgtcgggtcccatcattgcaatcagctgtgctgttctcgttgattggctgacgtggggcagcgtgctgattgcaggggtgggacttggcagtatggttttgccattcggtctccctgggctgaactgaaaacacatgctgtgtttgttgtgttgcttttattcactgctgttattcacagaagcttgaaaaccttggacactgtgttggattactAGAGTGAGGAACctaggactggccattaatctatgaaagggagctaagaagcggtgagaggaaacccaccgccataccacaaagaaacccagtgcttcctttgttgttatttattttgtaaccgtgacatttttttgtttactctttttatttcaaacctgagtttaccattgctggtattccaggtggttttcttgtttattttttgcaagactggactgttctatttttattatttttgtaaaataaaactctGCCCTGATACCTAAACACCATTTCCgactcctgtgtgctgtcatttctggtccttcccaaaagctccacccactaccctcccacactgtaatatgggtgttttgcagccacaaatcactttgcacttatccttacatcagcccctcaATGCAGAAGTTAGTTGAAATTCATTGGTACTCAGTTATAATTAATAAATAggtatgttttgatttatttaatacctgccaacaaaTACTTCTTTAAAGCATCATATGAGGATCTTCACACCCCTACATTGTATGATATTTGCAGAGTATAATAGCTgcttttttaacaaataaatttaaaaaaggtgaTTATAAGATATAATTGTACTGTAGTCTCATTAGAAattaaatttgtaattaaaatacaaagttaTAGAATATGTGTGCATGTCTgtagttgtgtgtatatatatatatatatatatatatatatatatatatatatatatatatatatatatatatatatacagctctggaaaaaattaagagatcactgcaaaattatcagtttctctggttttgctatttataggtatgtgtttgggtaaaatgaacatttttgttttattctataaactactgacaacatttctcccaaattccaaata
This Polyodon spathula isolate WHYD16114869_AA chromosome 3, ASM1765450v1, whole genome shotgun sequence DNA region includes the following protein-coding sequences:
- the gngt1 gene encoding guanine nucleotide-binding protein G(T) subunit gamma-T1 gives rise to the protein MPVINVDELTDKDKAVMEVEQLRKEVKLERALVSKCCEEIQEYILAGADEDTLVKGISEEKNPFKEKGGCIIS
- the LOC121313552 gene encoding tissue factor pathway inhibitor 2-like, which codes for MAEMEQTLFQSILGFALLVQAFGTPLKDNREICLLPLDDGPCRALLPRYYYNRYTLRCEEFSYGGCEGNANNFANLEDCEKTCWKIRKVPKICRFEPEEGPCRAMFKTYFYNFTAMECQTFFYGGCYGNENKFVDKNSCINYCEPQKSTPSICTDPMDQGSCSASIPRYYYNAITKSCVEFIYTGCGGNTNNFSTKQSCKSMCMKGTKRMDLGKMKWKPRRKQIIKTN